In the Eremothecium cymbalariae DBVPG#7215 chromosome 7, complete sequence genome, one interval contains:
- the ATH1 gene encoding alpha,alpha-trehalase ATH1 (similar to Ashbya gossypii AGL271W): MRDVSPPTLGEPQQQQEQEGVGAGRFPLVRNSSYGSQEGGNFEDHNIEIVRLRSSISVRTMVLSSVAAMLTVLMFMVALLVPTSMSARSVIGLGDGKDGTHQHDGWGSLLGLGSGSDRNVRVEEHEDTLRVEQHRTASKKLYEMVRDSERTFYHEEEQVLGSKLLSKNTFSRQPYVSNGYIGSRIPNVGFGYADDELNIWTPNSSVPGALDNGWPLRNKRYAGAFVSDFYSLQPELNSTNFRELDADGYSTVISSIPQWTELSINMRLGDGNTHKLSPTEVDLEQISGYVQNLSLANGIVSTEYHWLDTLYVKTSIVAHRKVYPLGLVEIELSLSDIDEAIKSENSDKKYVRFGKNDSDHSYNKNDDDDDNNNVDDDDNDNVDDANDGTNEYTKSSDTNKNGNDNYSRADIDDDDDFVLNLEIQDILNFTTSHRTVLRQFGFDDNGIYMVVEPDNVPYSNASIYSSWESCGDAVVTANAKQNSFEAVTQSLSVQLTRANPAVKIRKYVGIVSSEYNEEPISNLERAKSIVMENFGNYDALVNSHGVAWADLYANASIEIPSDFLLELAAKSSLYHLLANTRSHNISSSRGLPVPVAGLSSDSYGGMVFWDADTWMLPGILPFFPETAKQMANYRNATHAQAVRNARKYNYPGALYPWTSGRYANCTSTGPCVDYEYHINIDIAMSLLSIYMNGGEGVDDDYLRYTAWPIIRDAAEFFTAYVNFNDTLGEYTTHNMTDPDEFANFIDNGAFTNAGIKTLLRWAVDVGNHLEEPVDIKWEDISENIHIPTSNTNITLEYTGMNATVDIKQADVMLMVYPLGYITDESILNNAIQNLYYYSERQSASGPAMTYPVFAAAASTLLNHGCSSQSYLYKSVIPYLRSPFFQFSEQSDDNFLTNGLTQPAFPFLTANGGYLQSLLFGLTGLRYSYTVEPTSKKMERLLKFNPIRMPLLPGGIRIKNFKYLGQVLDISIGDDNATITHKAGNNSINVKLPDRSLLRDRDVPFAREKNSMLSARDIIPYSDLKQSNYYTVNPGDTLVLPVYRPGLNIQGNVAEGKQITNLTRGVPGDVAISMLDGNNYTHWQPFDKSERALLLIDLGTIQEYEITGGKILWGDRPAKNISLSILPHSMNITHTLKKLTKLVHDNFTEDSPVSCGDDGVELCKVDPEKYNTVSINDIDSGIDEIFRWNLFDVRDIAPVLPELFSMLQNFVTVLRDYEIKPSQPFFRGVYERSQIAILPSNETSFKIDYSKVAQLNPDYDGIDLSGTDTSWRKTRFVMVSVDGTYDDDDNPYGSTIKEIALM, translated from the coding sequence ATGCGTGACGTTTCGCCGCCGACGTTGGGAGaaccacaacaacagcaagaGCAGGAGGGTGTAGGGGCGGGGAGGTTCCCTCTGGTGCGGAATAGTTCATATGGGAGTCAAGAAGGTGGAAACTTTGAGGATCACAACATTGAGATAGTTAGATTGAGGTCTAGTATATCTGTAAGAACGATGGTTTTGTCTAGCGTAGCTGCAATGTTGACGGTATTGATGTTTATGGTTGCTCTGCTAGTTCCGACTAGCATGAGTGCAAGGTCAGTGATTGGATTGGGGGACGGGAAAGATGGTACCCATCAACACGACGGGTGGGGGTCGTTACTTGGATTGGGGTCTGGTTCTGATAGGAACGTGAGGGTTGAAGAGCACGAAGACACATTACGGGTTGAGCAACATCGAACGGCATCGAAGAAATTATACGAGATGGTTAGGGACAGTGAAAGAACGTTCTACCATGAAGAGGAGCAAGTTTTGGGGTCTAAGTTGTTATCTAAAAACACTTTTTCCCGACAGCCTTACGTTTCTAATGGTTATATTGGTTCAAGGATTCCAAACGTTGGTTTTGGGTACGCGGATGATGAGTTAAATATATGGACACCCAATTCATCTGTACCTGGAGCGTTGGATAACGGGTGGCCGTTGCGGAATAAAAGATATGCTGGGGCATTTGTATCCGATTTTTACTCTTTGCAGCCCGAACTCAATTCCACGAATTTCAGAGAGTTGGATGCCGACGGTTATTCGACTGTGATTTCTTCTATCCCTCAGTGGACCGAATTGTCGATCAATATGCGGCTAGGTGATGGAAATACCCATAAATTATCACCCACTGAAGTAGATCTCGAACAAATTTCTGGTTATGTTCAGAATCTTTCTTTGGCAAATGGTATTGTGTCTACTGAGTACCATTGGTTGGATACGTTATACGTGAAAACGTCTATAGTTGCCCATAGGAAAGTCTATCCTTTAGGATTGGTGGAAATCGAATTATCACTTTCGGACATTGATGAAGCAATAAAGTCCGAGAATAGTGATAAGAAGTATGTTCGCTTCGGAAAGAACGATAGTGATCATAGTTATAATAAGaacgatgatgatgatgataataataatgttgatgatgatgataatgataatgttgatgatgctAATGATGGTACTAATGAGTATACAAAAAGTTCCGATactaataaaaatggtAATGATAATTACAGCCGCGCTGACATCgacgatgacgacgacTTTGTCCTCAACTTAGAAATTCAGGACATATTAAATTTTACAACCTCCCATCGCACTGTACTCAGGCAATTTGGATTCGATGATAATGGAATTTATATGGTTGTTGAGCCTGATAATGTTCCGTATTCTAACGCATCTATTTATTCCTCCTGGGAATCTTGTGGCGATGCGGTGGTAACAGCAAATGCAAAGCAGAATTCTTTCGAAGCAGTAACACAGTCATTGTCTGTACAATTGACTAGAGCTAACCCAGCAGTCAAAATCCGCAAGTACGTCGGTATTGTCTCCAGTGAATACAACGAAGAACCCATCAGTAATTTAGAACGTGCCAAAAGTATTGTAATGGAAAATTTCGGCAATTATGATGCCCTAGTAAATTCACATGGGGTAGCATGGGCGGATCTTTATGCAAACGCTTCGATCGAAATTCCTTCGGACTTTTTGTTGGAACTAGCTGCAAAGTCTTCCTTGTACCACTTATTGGCTAATACCCGTTCGCACAATATCTCTTCTTCACGTGGTTTGCCTGTGCCGGTAGCAGGGCTCTCAAGTGATTCATACGGCGGTATGGTCTTCTGGGATGCAGATACCTGGATGCTACCTGGTATTCTTCCTTTCTTCCCTGAAACTGCCAAACAAATGGCAAATTACCGTAATGCAACTCATGCACAAGCTGTGAGAAATGCACGAAAATACAATTACCCTGGAGCATTATATCCTTGGACGTCGGGTAGGTATGCAAATTGCACATCTACGGGGCCTTGTGTGGACTATGAATACCATATCAATATTGATATTGCAATGAGTTtattatctatatatatgaatgGAGGCGAGGGCGTCGATGATGATTACCTCAGATACACTGCTTGGCCAATTATTCGAGACGCTGCTGAATTTTTTACTGCTTATGTGAATTTTAATGACACTCTAGGTGAATACACTACACATAATATGACAGATCCTGATGAATTTGCAAATTTTATCGACAATGGAGCTTTTACAAATGCTGGAATTAAAACTTTGTTAAGATGGGCCGTTGATGTTGGCAATCATTTGGAAGAGCCTGTAGATATAAAATGGGAAGATATATCTGAAAATATCCATATCCCAACCTCAAATACTAACATTACATTAGAGTACACAGGCATGAATGCCACTGTTGATATCAAACAGGCAGATGTCATGTTGATGGTTTATCCTCTTGGTTATATTACTGATGAGAGCATTCTAAATAatgcaattcaaaatttgtaTTATTACTCAGAACGTCAGTCTGCATCCGGCCCTGCTATGACATACCCTGTTTTCGCCGCTGCTGCATCCACATTATTGAACCACGGTTGTTCTTCGCAGAGTTACTTGTATAAGTCTGTCATTCCTTATTTGAGATCGCcatttttccaattcagtGAACAATCCGATGACAATTTTCTCACTAATGGATTGACACAACCGGCATTCCCTTTCTTGACAGCTAATGGTGGATATTTGCAAAGTTTGTTATTTGGCCTAACTGGTTTGCGTTATTCTTACACTGTAGAGCCAACTTCCAAGAAAATGGaaagattattaaaatttaacCCAATCCGTATGCCATTATTACCTGGTGGTATTCGgattaaaaacttcaaatatctgGGCCAAGTCTTAGATATTAGCATTGGTGATGATAACGCTACAATCACCCACAAAGCTGGCAATAATTCTATTAATGTAAAATTACCAGACAGGTCTTTACTTCGCGACAGAGATGTTCCTTTTGCCAGAGAGAAGAATTCCATGCTCTCTGCAAGAGATATTATCCCTTATTCGGATCTCAAACAGTCAAATTATTACACCGTTAACCCTGGCGATACCTTGGTCTTACCGGTCTACCGCCCTGGTTTGAATATTCAGGGCAACGTTGCTGAGGGTAAACAAATTACAAATTTGACAAGAGGTGTTCCAGGGGATGTTGCGATTTCCATGTTAGATGGTAATAATTACACTCACTGGCAGCCGTTCGATAAATCTGAACGTGCATTATTGTTAATTGATCTTGGTACGATACAAGAATATGAAATTACCGGAGGTAAAATACTCTGGGGGGATAGACCAGctaaaaatatatctttatcGATTCTTCCCCACAGCATGAATATTACGCATACGCTAAAAAAGTTGACCAAATTAGTTCACGACAATTTCACTGAAGACTCACCTGTCTCTTGCGGCGACGACGGCGTTGAACTATGCAAAGTGGATCCGGAGAAATATAATACTGTATCTATTAACGACATTGATAGTGGTATCGATGAAATATTCCGTTGGAATTTATTTGATGTTCGTGATATTGCCCCAGTATTACCCGAGCTGTTTAGCATGCTCCAAAACTTCGTGACGGTTTTACGTGATTATGAGATTAAACCTTCCCAACCATTCTTCCGTGGCGTTTATGAAAGATCCCAAATTGCCATTTTACCTAGTAATGAGACTTCATTTAAGATCGACTACTCAAAGGTCGCCCAGCTGAACCCAGACTACGACGGTATTGATCTCAGTGGCACCGACACAAGTTGGAGAAAGACAAGATTCGTAATGGTTTCGGTGGATGGCACTTATGACGACGATGATAATCCTTACGGCAGTACCATCAAGGAAATAGCTTTGATGTGA
- the ATP1 gene encoding F1F0 ATP synthase subunit alpha (similar to Ashbya gossypii AGL272C), protein MLSRTALRSAIRAIAAAQLNRGVQRVARPALKIAGRRFASAKAQPTEVSSILEERIRGVSDEANLNETGRVLSVGDGIARVFGLNNVQAEELVEFSSGVKGMALNLEPGQVGIVLFGSDRLIKEGEVVKRTGRIVDVPVGPGMLGRVVDALGNPIDGKGAIKAAKRSRAQVKAPGILPRRSVFEPMQTGLKAVDALVPIGRGQRELIIGDRQTGKTAVALDTILNQKRWNDANDESKKLYCVYVAVGQKRSTVAQLVQTLEQHDALKYSVIVAATASEAAPLQYIAPFTAAAIGEWFRDNSKHALIIYDDLSKQAVAYRQLSLLLRRPPGREAYPGDVFYLHSRLLERAAKMSEKNGGGSLTALPVIETQGGDVSAYIPTNVISITDGQIFLEAELFYKGIRPAINVGLSVSRVGSAAQVKALKQVAGSLKLFLAQYREVAAFAQFGSDLDASTKQTLARGERLTQLLKQSQYSPLSAEEQVPLIYAGVNGYLDNVELSRIAEFETEFLAYLKSSHDEIISAIREKGELSKDLLSTLKSATESFVATF, encoded by the coding sequence ATGTTATCTCGTACTGCTTTGCGTTCGGCTATCAGAGCGATTGCCGCTGCACAATTGAACAGGGGCGTCCAGAGAGTTGCTAGACCAGCTTTAAAGATTGCTGGTAGGAGGTTTGCATCTGCAAAGGCTCAGCCCACTGAGGTTTCTTCTATTTTGGAGGAGCGTATTAGGGGTGTTTCTGATGAGGCTAATCTAAATGAAACCGGTAGGGTGTTGTCTGTTGGGGATGGTATTGCCAGAGTTTTTGGGTTGAACAATGTTCAGGCGGAAGAGTTGGTTGAGTTTTCCTCTGGTGTCAAAGGTATGGCTTTGAACTTGGAACCGGGTCAGGTCGGTATTGTGTTGTTTGGTTCTGACAGATTGATTAAAGAGGGTGAGGTTGTCAAAAGAACAGGCAGAATTGTCGATGTGCCAGTTGGGCCAGGTATGTTGGGGCGTGTTGTTGATGCTTTAGGTAATCCTATTGATGGTAAAGGAGCCATCAAGGCTGCAAAGAGATCCAGAGCTCAAGTCAAGGCACCTGGTATTTTGCCAAGAAGATCTGTTTTTGAGCCTATGCAGACCGGTTTGAAGGCCGTTGATGCTCTAGTGCCAATTGGCAGAGGCCAAAGAGAGTTGATTATTGGTGACAGACAAACCGGTAAGACGGCTGTTGCCTTGGATACAATTCTAAACCAGAAGAGATGGAATGACGCTAACGACGAGTCCAAAAAGTTGTACTGTGTTTACGTAGCTGTCGGTCAAAAGAGATCTACTGTTGCTCAATTGGTGCAGACCTTGGAGCAACACGATGCTTTGAAATACTCTGTCATTGTGGCTGCTACCGCATCCGAAGCTGCTCCATTGCAATACATTGCTCCATTTACTGCCGCTGCCATTGGTGAATGGTTTAGAGACAACAGCAAACACGCCTTGATTATCTACGATGACTTGTCTAAGCAAGCTGTGGCTTACCGTCAATTATCTTTGTTGTTGAGACGTCCTCCAGGTCGTGAGGCTTACCCAGGTGATGTCTTTTACTTACATTCCAGATTATTGGAAAGAGCTGCCAAGATGTCCGAGAAGAACGGTGGTGGTTCTTTGACCGCTTTGCCAGTTATTGAAACTCAAGGTGGTGATGTTTCCGCTTATATTCCAACCAACGTCATTTCCATCACTGATGGTCAAATCTTCTTGGAAGCTGAATTGTTCTACAAGGGTATTAGACCAGCCATCAATGTCGGTTTGTCTGTCTCTCGTGTCGGTTCTGCCGCTCAAGTTAAGGCTTTGAAGCAAGTTGCTGGTTCCTTAAAATTGTTCTTGGCTCAATACAGAGAAGTTGCTGCTTTCGCACAATTTGGTTCCGATTTGGATGCTTCCACCAAGCAAACTTTGGCTAGAGGTGAAAGATTGACCCAATTGTTGAAGCAAAGCCAATATTCTCCATTATCTGCTGAAGAGCAAGTCCCTTTGATCTATGCTGGTGTTAACGGTTATTTAGACAATGTAGAGTTGTCCAGAATTGCTGAATTTGAAACGGAATTCTTGGCCTACTTGAAGTCTAGTCACGATGAAATCATCTCTGCCATAAGAGAAAAGGGTGAGTTGTCTAAGGATTTGTTGTCTACCTTGAAGTCTGCTACTGAGTCCTTTGTTGCTACCTTCTGA
- the CCL1 gene encoding TFIIH complex kinase subunit CCL1 (similar to Ashbya gossypii AGL273C) produces the protein MENSPTPISISATRKTASNTFLPLNTKRVSDDDLYRTSTQYKLWSFTSKRLEQIRSDINLRSSEIIKKQIIQFKESHPNLSTEELEAIDSLAIPLNADEEFKLVNFYARKVQQCASSLNLPTEVTATAISFFRKFFLTNSVMDIHPKNILLTTIFLACKSENYFIGIESFAQKTKSKEDAILKYEFKVLESLKFTLLNHHPFKALHGFFLDIQSILNGKVDLEYMGQVYTNSKKKITDALLTDAVYQYTPPQITLAVLLAEDQTLIDRYLELKFPNKNKDNSVDVIKPTSADSTNTTSGSSSNGNMEVKEVVQSKEVPNEGNETTNDNTNMIDLPKLIKTIQDCRDIIFERQSVTKEEVKEIDAKLHYCKNPMLVLRRLKRQKDSSSSASPPDIKRQKL, from the coding sequence ATGGAGAACTCACCTACTCCTATTAGCATATCTGCCACCCGCAAAACAGCTTCGAATACATTTTTGCCGCTTAATACGAAGCGGGTCAGCGATGATGACCTTTACAGAACTTCAACCCAATATAAGTTATGGTCTTTTACATCGAAAAGGCTCGAACAAATAAGATCAGATATAAATCTCCGTTCTTCTGAGATTATtaagaaacaaataattCAGTTTAAAGAATCTCATCCCAATCTATCGACAGAGGAACTTGAGGCCATCGATTCATTGGCTATACCTTTGAAtgctgatgaagaatttaaacTTGTTAATTTCTACGCCAGAAAGGTACAACAATGTGCTAGCTCTTTGAACTTACCTACGGAAGTGACTGCAACTGCAATCTCTTTTTTTAGGAAGTTTTTCCTCACAAATTCTGTTATGGATATTCACCCAAAGAACATCTTGCTAACTACCATATTTCTGGCGTGCAAATCAGAAAACTACTTCATCGGGATTGAGTCATTTGCTCAAAAGACGAAGTCTAAAGAAGACGCTATTCTAAAATACGAATTTAAGGTTTTGGAGTCTTTAAAGTTTACGCTATTGAATCATCATCCGTTTAAGGCCTTGCATGGCTTCTTCTTAGACATCCAATCCATCTTGAACGGGAAAGTTGATTTAGAATATATGGGCCAAGTATATACGAACtctaaaaagaaaatcaCAGATGCATTATTAACAGATGCAGTATATCAATATACTCCCCCACAGATCACTTTGGCGGTTTTGCTGGCTGAAGATCAAACCCTAATAGATCGTTATTTGGAGTTGAAgtttccaaataaaaacaaagataATTCAGTTGATGTCATAAAACCAACTTCTGCTGATAGTACAAATACTACTTCAGGAAGCTCCAGTAATGGAAATATGGAGGTAAAGGAAGTGGTCCAATCCAAGGAAGTACCGAATGAAGGAAACGAGACTACAAATGATAATACAAATATGATCGATTTGCCTAAGTTGATAAAGACTATACAGGATTGCAGAGACATCATATTTGAACGGCAATCTGTGACGAAAGAAGAagtaaaagaaatagatGCAAAGTTACATTACTGTAAGAATCCAATGCTGGTGCTCCGACGTCTCAAAAGACAAAAGGATTCTTCTTCCAGTGCAAGCCCGCCAGATATTAAAAGACAAAAGCTATAA